The genome window GTCAAGTTTCATCAATGACTTATCTTATGCCATAGCAGCCAGCACCATGAGCCGAGACTTCTCTATCCTTATCGTATCGCACAACACCCAGGGCATTCTTAGCGAGTGTCTGCAAAGGCTAAAGGCCCACTACCCACAAGCCGAGCTGATCGTGGCCGACTCGGGCTCTACAGACGGCAGCCCCGACTGGGTAGCGGCCGCTTACCCCGAGGTTCGGCTGCTGCGGCTGCCCAACCGCGGCTACGCCTACGCGGTCAACCGGGGCCTCGAGGTAGCCCAGAGGCCCTGGGTGGTGGAGATGAACAGCGACGTATACCTGGAGCAGGGTGACCTCGAGGCCCTGCAGATGGCTTTGGAGGCCAACCCCAAGGCTGCGATGGCGGGGCCTACCCTGTACACACCCGAGGGGCGGTTACAGTCTTTTGGGCCGCTCTATGCCCCTTATTACTGGAACTTGCGCAGCCCCAGGGCCGTCCGTTGGGTATCCGGTGCAATCATTATGGCTCGTAAGTCGGCCTTGCAGGAAATTGGCGGGATGGACGAGCGCTTTTTTTTCTACAACGAGGATCTCGAGTGGTGCACCCGAGCCCGGCGCAAGGGCTGGCAGGTTTTGCTGGTACCGCGCCGGGTGCTGCACCTGGGGGGCAGCTCCACCCCCAAAGACCCCCGTTTTATAGCCGAGGGCTACCGGGGCGGCCTGCTGTTTACGCGGGATTACTACCCATATCTGCATGGGCTGCACCGAAAAGCGGTCTGGCTCGAGGCCCATCTGCGCCTGTGGCTCGATCCCAACACCTTGCGGCGGCAAGGCTACGGACTAATCTTGCAGATGCTACAGGACAGATTGCTAGACGTCTCCCCGTTTCTACGTGAGCCAGCACGCGGGCCTAGGGAAGATAGCTAAAACCGCACCCGACTACGATCCCCCAGCACCAGTTGCAGGGTATGGCGGCGGGCATTGCCCTGCCCGTCCACCACCACCCCCTGCCCCAGCACGCTGCTGTCCAGGCGGTAGGGCAGCTGGTAAACCTGGGCCTCGTCCATCAGAATCGAGTACTCGACCTCGCTGGAGATCACCCTGGCATTTTTGCCAATGGCCGTGTAGGGGCCAATAAACCCATCCTCCACCAGCGCCCCGGCCCCGATGTAGGCCGGGCCCCGCACCGTGCTGCGGACGATGCGGGCCCCCGGTTCCACCACCACCTCGCCCACCACCTGGGAATCGGCCAGCTCACCTTCCACCCGGCGCTCGAGGCTCGAGAGCACCAATCGGTTGGCATCCAGCAGGTCTTCGGGCTTGCCGGTGTCCTTCCACCAGCCGCGCACCTGGTGGGCTACCACCCGCAACCCTGCATCCACCAGGCCCTGAATGGCCTCGGTGATCTCGTACTCGCCCCGACCGGAAGGTTTGAGCTGGTTGATGATGTGGTGAACGGCCGGGCTAAACAGATACACCCCTACCAGGGCCAGGTTGGACGGAGGTTCCTGGGGTTTCTCTATGAGCCGCACCACCTTTCCGGCCCCGTCCAGCACCACCACCCCGAAGGCCCGTGGGTCTTCGACGGGCGTGAGCAGGACAATGGCCTCCGGGCGGGTTTGCAGATACTCTTCCACCAGGTGTTTGATACCGCCCGAAAGCAGGTTATCGCCCAGGTAGAGCACAAAAGGGCTATCGGATAGAAACCCCTGGGCGGTCTTGACCGCGTGGGCGATGCCCAGTGGCGCTTCCTGCACGATATAGGTGAGGCGCACACCCCAGCGCGAGCCATCGCCCAGCGCCGCTCGCACCTCGTCACCGGTCTCCGGGCTGAGGATGACCCCTATGTCGCGGATGCCGGCCTCGAGCAGATCCTCGATAGCATAGAACAGGTTGGGCTTCCCTGCGATGGGAATAAGCTGCTTGGCCCGGGTGTGGGTGAGGGGACGCAGGCGCGTTCCTTTGCCTCCGGAGAGAACCAGTCCCTTGAGTTCCATAAGCCTGCTCAGTTTATCCAATGCAAAAGCCCCGTTCGCAAGTCCTTTCCCGGCATGGTGTAGAATCGAGGCCAGGCTGCGACTGCCCGAGTACCCCTCGACGACCTGTTCTGCGCTTTTGGCTACCGACAGTCGAACTTTCGGAGGTTGCGATATGGTTCAGTCCAGTGGCAGCATGCCCTTCGGCCTCGAGGCTACCCCGCCCCGTTTTGCCCTCCACGGCACACCCACCCCAGGCCTGACCGGGCTAGCCCAATCGCTGAGCAAGGTACTCGAAGCCAAAGGTTACATCCTAGACCCGCAGGCCGAGGCGCCGCGGGCTGTTCTCAATTTTATCCAGGCCGAAAAACCCACCCCCTACCGGCGCAAAGCCCAGGGCACCATGGTGATCTCCTTCCTCGAGCTACCCCAGATGCCCCCCGACCCCATCGCCGGGCTGTACAGCTACCTGGTGCGGGCCCTTTCCAACATGCTGGTGGTGTATGTGCCGGGCCAGGGGGCGTATTTTCTGACCCTCGAGCTCGGTCGGTACCACGAGCCCGAAGGGCCTGGCTTTGCCGAGCGGGTCTTCGAGCGAATCCACCCCATTGCCTCCTCGGTGCTGGTGGTGCAGAACATCTTTGAAACCGACCTCGAGCCCGAGCTCTGGCAGGGCGATGCTCTAACCAAAAGCCTGAGCGCCGCCGGCCGCAAACTGGCCGAGTGGGACTTGCTTCCAGCCGCTTTTCCCATCGAGGAAATTCTGCCGCCCGAAGACTTCCGCCACGTCAAGCGGCTGTATGGCATTGGCGGGCTGTCCTACGGCAACCTCTCGGTGCGCAAGGACGAGCGGCGCTTCTGGATGTCGGCCAGCGGGGTGGACAAGGCCAACCTGCGCGAGGTGGGGCGGGACATCCTGATGGTCACCGACTACGACCCCATCCAGAACGCCATGCGCCTCTCGGTTCCACCGGGGATTGAGCCGCGCCGGGTGAGCGTGGACGCCATCGAGCACTGGATGATCTACCGCGAACACCCCCAGGTAGGGGCCATCCTGCACGTGCACGCCTGGATGGAGAACATCGCCTCCACCCAGTTCAACTACCCCTGCGGCACCTACCAGCTCGCCGAGGCCGTGGCGCAAAAAGTGCGCGAAGCCCCCGACCCCAGCCGGGCGGTGGTGGGCCTCAAAAACCACGGCCTGACCATTACCGGGCACAGCCTCGAGGAGATTCTGGAACGCATCGAGGGCCGGCTTTTGCGCCAGGTGCCCATGTCCTAAAGCGCATCCGCTTTGGTTGCTTGAAGGGCCTCGACCCGAGCGCGTAAGCGTCGGGCTCGCTCCACAAGCGGCTCGGCCTGGCCGGCAAGCTGGGCCTGAAACTCCAGCGCTACCACCTTGCCGGGGGTAAAGGCCCGCCCGTCGGGGTTGGGGAACAGGCTATTCAGCAGGTCGAAGTCTTCGTCGGAGCGCCAGTCGGCCTCTTTCTTGAGGCGATCCAGGTAGCCCCACTGGAAGCGCTCCTCGCTGAGCTGCCCTGTAATAAAGCGCTCGAGCAGATCCAGGTAGGCCTGAAGCCCCACCACCGCGGGGTTGCGCACGTGCTTGCCGATATGAACCGGCAGGTGCTGCAGCAGCAAAGGCTCTAGCTGCTCGGGGTTGATCTTCCAGTTGTCGAGGTCGAAGAGGGGCCGGGCCTGACGAAAAAGGATGAACTGCGGGCTCTGGTGCTGGATGCCGGTGCGGGCTTCGACATGGTTCGAGGCCGGGCGGTCTTCGGGAATGCGGATGATACCGATGGCCACGTCGGGGCGGGGCTCGAGGTACTTCTGCACGTACTGCATGGCCTCGAGGGTCTTGTCGCTGGTGCTGGCCTTGAAGATGGCCGTCAGCTCGAAGCGTTCTAAAAAAGTATCTACATCCTCGGGTGTTCGGAGGGGAAAAACCCGTTCACGCAGGCTCATGGGTTTCATACTAGCTGCTACAGGGCGGGCAATCCGTGGGGTATGCCCCGGTTTTGGCTCGTAAGGCGCGGCCACAACCCTCAGCCCCACGCTTCGCATTCGTCTTATGACCAATCATAAACTCATGCTTTGCGTTATCCTAAACTCTGGAATGGATCGGCTACCTCCACCCCGAACCTTGCCCATACTGCCCGCATTGCTGGCCTTGCTGCTGCTGGCGGGTGTGCTGACTGGAATCTATTTTGTGTTTCCTGGCCTTAAGGAACGCATTGATGGGGTCTATGGCTTGCTTTCCAGCGGCAATCAGCAGGCTATGCAGGCCTGGGTGGCCGGGCTGGGCTGGCTGGGCCCCCTGAGCATTATCGGACTGATGATCGCCCAGACCCTGGTCTCGGTGGTGCCGATGGCCTTGGTCATGCTGGTCTCGGTGCTGGCCTTTGGGCCGGTATTCGGCGGCATTTTGGGTTGGGTCGGGGCCGTTATCGCGGCCATGGTGGGCTACGGCCTCGCCAGGCTGCTGGGCCCGGTGGTGGTGGATCGCTTCGTTAGCGAGGATATCCGGCGCAAAGTGGAGACCCAGGTCGAGCGCTACGGCCCCTGGGCCATCATCGCGTTGCGGCTGTCCTTCGTGGTGCCCACCGACAGCGTGAACTTCGTGGCCGGACTGGTGCGCATGCACCCGCTTAAGTTCTTGCTGGCCACCGCAGTGGGGGCCCTGCCCGTAACGGTGGTTATTGCCTGGTTGGGCGCCGATTTCTCCCGGCTGGGGCCCTTTCTCCTGGTGGCCACCCTCGTGGGCCTGGTGGCCCTGGGGGGTTGGATTCTCTACGACCGTACTCGACTACAACGCAAAACCCAGCCCAGCGAGAGCGAATCAGCCTAGGTCTCCCACCAGGGCTTCCATGCCCTCCACCGCGCCCATCCGGAGGGAGCAGTCGGCCTGGCTCGAGAGGGGGGTGGGGTTGGGGTTGATCTCGATCAGATAGGCACCGCTCGAGTGCGCCAGCCGTCCCAGGCTGGCCGCAGGTTCAACCTCGGCGCTGGTTCCAATCACCAGGGCCACCTCGGCTTCGGCAAAAGCCCACAAGGCCTGCTCAAAAGCACCTTCCGGTAGCAACTCCCCAAACCACACCACATCCGGGCGACCCCTGGCCTTGCAGCTCGGGCAGTAGGGCGGCGGCACGAAATGGGCCGGGTCAGGAAGCGGAAACCGCTCTCCGCAGCGCTCACAGCGGCCCCTGGCAATGTTGCCGTGCAGTTCGACCAGGCGCTGGGAACCGGCCCGGCTGTGCAGGCTGTCCACGTTCTGGGTCACCAGTAGAAAGCCCTCCCCTATCCGCTGTTCCAGCAGGGCCAGCAAAGTGTGGGCCCGGTTGGGCTGGGCTTGCATGACGTTCTGGTAGCGCCAGGCATACCATTCCCAGACCTTCTGGGGGTCGCGGGCGTAGGCTGCAGGCGTAGCGTACTCTTCGATATCAAAATCCTTCCACAAACCCGCGGCATCGCGAAACGTAGGAATGCCGGAAGGTTGGGAAATGCCAGCTCCGGTGAGCACCGCCACCCGGCGGGCCTCCCACAGGCGCTTGCGAGCAGCTTCCAGGTTCATGCTCACAGTGTACGAGAAGGAAGGGACTCCGTAGAATACGGACAGCCTGCACGGGAACCATGCGACTCTACACTGCCCAAGCCATGCGCGAGGCCGACCGGAAGGCCACCGAGCTGGGCTATCCCAGCCTGCTCTTAATGGATACGGCCGGAAGGCGCTCGGCCAAACGTTTATTGCAGTATTTTGGGGGCCGCAAAGCTGTGGTGCTGTGCGGCAAGGGCAACAACGGGGGGGACGGGCTGGTAGCGGCCCGCTGGCTCAAGGTCTGGGGCGCAGAGGTCGAGGTTTTCGCCGCCGAGGGCCAGGCCGGCGATGCGGCCCTGGCAAGGCAGGCCTTGCAGGCCCACGGCATAGCCATCCGGCCCCTGGAGGAGTGGCAGCCCGAGCGCAACACGGTAATCCTGGATGCCCTGTTTGGCACGGGGCTGCGTGGCCCACTGGAAGGGCCGTATGCCCGGCTGGTCGAGCAGATCAACACTTCTGGGCTGCCGGTGGTGGCCATTGACCTTCCCTCAGGTCTACCCTATTCGCCCCATGTTCAGGCCAGCCTGACCGTGGCGCTGGCAGGGCTCAAAAACGAGCATCTGTTCTACCCACACCGCGCCGCCTGTGGGCGCATCCTGATAGATAACCTCGGGATGCCGCCAGAAGCCCTGAGGAATGAAGCGCTGCCGGAGCTCTTGCACAGAGCGCAGATGCAGAAGCTCCTTCCCAAACGAGCGGGCAATGCGCACAAGGGCTCGGTGGGGCGGGTACTGGTGGTGGGGGGCTACCTTAGCTATACCGGTGCGCCCAGCCTGGCGGCCCTGGGGGCCTACCGAACCGGTGCCGGACTGGTCACCATGGCCTATCCCGCCGACTGCGCGGTGCAACCACCCCTGGAGGCTGTGCGCCTCCCGTTGTTGGAGTGGAACACCGCCAACCTTCAGAGGGGCCGGGCAGAGGCGGTGGCAGTCGGGATGGGTGCGGGCGACGGAGGGGTACAGGCGGCCCTGGCCGCGCTGGGTCTAAAGCGCCCCACTGTACTGGACGCCGACGCCCTGTACGAGCGAGCTTTGCAAGCCTACAGCGAAGCAGCACTCCCCACCGTGATAACCCCCCACCCAGGGGAGGCCAGCCGCTTGCTGGGGCTGCCCAGCGAACAGGTGGCCCGCTTCCCCCTCGAGGCCGCCCAAACCCTAGCCAAGCGCTATCCGGGGCTGGTGGTGGCGCTGAAGGGTGGCCCCACCGTGCTGGCCTGGCAACCCCAGGGGGGCCCCACTTCAACGCCACAACTCGCGGTCAATAGCACCGGCAACCCCCATATGGCCACTGGAGGGATGGGCGATGTGCTCTCGGGGGTGATAGCTGCCCTGCTGGCCGCGGGCCTCTCGCCCTGGGAGGCCGCCCGGCTGGGGGTGTACCTGCATGGGCTGGCCGGCGACCTGGCGGGCA of Meiothermus sp. contains these proteins:
- a CDS encoding glycosyltransferase family 2 protein is translated as MSRDFSILIVSHNTQGILSECLQRLKAHYPQAELIVADSGSTDGSPDWVAAAYPEVRLLRLPNRGYAYAVNRGLEVAQRPWVVEMNSDVYLEQGDLEALQMALEANPKAAMAGPTLYTPEGRLQSFGPLYAPYYWNLRSPRAVRWVSGAIIMARKSALQEIGGMDERFFFYNEDLEWCTRARRKGWQVLLVPRRVLHLGGSSTPKDPRFIAEGYRGGLLFTRDYYPYLHGLHRKAVWLEAHLRLWLDPNTLRRQGYGLILQMLQDRLLDVSPFLREPARGPREDS
- a CDS encoding monothiol bacilliredoxin BrxC family protein, giving the protein MSLRERVFPLRTPEDVDTFLERFELTAIFKASTSDKTLEAMQYVQKYLEPRPDVAIGIIRIPEDRPASNHVEARTGIQHQSPQFILFRQARPLFDLDNWKINPEQLEPLLLQHLPVHIGKHVRNPAVVGLQAYLDLLERFITGQLSEERFQWGYLDRLKKEADWRSDEDFDLLNSLFPNPDGRAFTPGKVVALEFQAQLAGQAEPLVERARRLRARVEALQATKADAL
- a CDS encoding NAD(P)H-hydrate dehydratase, with translation MRLYTAQAMREADRKATELGYPSLLLMDTAGRRSAKRLLQYFGGRKAVVLCGKGNNGGDGLVAARWLKVWGAEVEVFAAEGQAGDAALARQALQAHGIAIRPLEEWQPERNTVILDALFGTGLRGPLEGPYARLVEQINTSGLPVVAIDLPSGLPYSPHVQASLTVALAGLKNEHLFYPHRAACGRILIDNLGMPPEALRNEALPELLHRAQMQKLLPKRAGNAHKGSVGRVLVVGGYLSYTGAPSLAALGAYRTGAGLVTMAYPADCAVQPPLEAVRLPLLEWNTANLQRGRAEAVAVGMGAGDGGVQAALAALGLKRPTVLDADALYERALQAYSEAALPTVITPHPGEASRLLGLPSEQVARFPLEAAQTLAKRYPGLVVALKGGPTVLAWQPQGGPTSTPQLAVNSTGNPHMATGGMGDVLSGVIAALLAAGLSPWEAARLGVYLHGLAGDLAGKPGLLAHEVAEALPVAIEQLQAGGIRDFWEPE
- a CDS encoding class II aldolase/adducin family protein, whose amino-acid sequence is MVQSSGSMPFGLEATPPRFALHGTPTPGLTGLAQSLSKVLEAKGYILDPQAEAPRAVLNFIQAEKPTPYRRKAQGTMVISFLELPQMPPDPIAGLYSYLVRALSNMLVVYVPGQGAYFLTLELGRYHEPEGPGFAERVFERIHPIASSVLVVQNIFETDLEPELWQGDALTKSLSAAGRKLAEWDLLPAAFPIEEILPPEDFRHVKRLYGIGGLSYGNLSVRKDERRFWMSASGVDKANLREVGRDILMVTDYDPIQNAMRLSVPPGIEPRRVSVDAIEHWMIYREHPQVGAILHVHAWMENIASTQFNYPCGTYQLAEAVAQKVREAPDPSRAVVGLKNHGLTITGHSLEEILERIEGRLLRQVPMS
- a CDS encoding glucose-1-phosphate thymidylyltransferase, producing the protein MELKGLVLSGGKGTRLRPLTHTRAKQLIPIAGKPNLFYAIEDLLEAGIRDIGVILSPETGDEVRAALGDGSRWGVRLTYIVQEAPLGIAHAVKTAQGFLSDSPFVLYLGDNLLSGGIKHLVEEYLQTRPEAIVLLTPVEDPRAFGVVVLDGAGKVVRLIEKPQEPPSNLALVGVYLFSPAVHHIINQLKPSGRGEYEITEAIQGLVDAGLRVVAHQVRGWWKDTGKPEDLLDANRLVLSSLERRVEGELADSQVVGEVVVEPGARIVRSTVRGPAYIGAGALVEDGFIGPYTAIGKNARVISSEVEYSILMDEAQVYQLPYRLDSSVLGQGVVVDGQGNARRHTLQLVLGDRSRVRF
- a CDS encoding TVP38/TMEM64 family protein, whose amino-acid sequence is MDRLPPPRTLPILPALLALLLLAGVLTGIYFVFPGLKERIDGVYGLLSSGNQQAMQAWVAGLGWLGPLSIIGLMIAQTLVSVVPMALVMLVSVLAFGPVFGGILGWVGAVIAAMVGYGLARLLGPVVVDRFVSEDIRRKVETQVERYGPWAIIALRLSFVVPTDSVNFVAGLVRMHPLKFLLATAVGALPVTVVIAWLGADFSRLGPFLLVATLVGLVALGGWILYDRTRLQRKTQPSESESA
- a CDS encoding NAD-dependent deacylase — encoded protein: MNLEAARKRLWEARRVAVLTGAGISQPSGIPTFRDAAGLWKDFDIEEYATPAAYARDPQKVWEWYAWRYQNVMQAQPNRAHTLLALLEQRIGEGFLLVTQNVDSLHSRAGSQRLVELHGNIARGRCERCGERFPLPDPAHFVPPPYCPSCKARGRPDVVWFGELLPEGAFEQALWAFAEAEVALVIGTSAEVEPAASLGRLAHSSGAYLIEINPNPTPLSSQADCSLRMGAVEGMEALVGDLG